In Oryzias latipes chromosome 15, ASM223467v1, the following proteins share a genomic window:
- the LOC101173650 gene encoding FERM domain-containing protein 6, translating into MSTLTKHKRTVCVLLPNKEQLDITVGINATGQDVFSRVTEHLGINDLHFFGLTVVKDNEHIFLDLEEKLVEYFSKEWKQEPGKVSQKRLFTLVLFLKIQFYVENGILISEKKAQRLYFSALRERVLRSECRQQEEVYFQLAGYALQADFGDYLLSREGAEVKSYFAPKHYFPPWIVAKRGENYLLCHGPKVHQELWGMSTRDAILCFIRDSCQLEDVPVTFYRLQKDKKEDRRTTLLGLTLWGMQVYQEVNNTRQLLYDFPWSSVGRLTFLGKKFEIQPDGLPSARKLVYYTGSSFRSRHLLLHLSGSHQLYLKLQPALKHLRQLEDSKEKQYYRESYISDELDLDPPGSESSPGLSRHSTSSSGIEADTRQHSICAEMTSSEEEQHGERCLSSEASQDSSCTSEFFTGCKTQTEEEIRTSFGESKEVLVDDPDQMFHLADLLEGMSVDCAEFYSKSLLQENKESAPLDNSKNDGELSSRETFKEKLKSNFQPLPPTRLGGSLPPDSSKNYTFDFPDAINSNLLAEKSSSPLVQCPSKPSFYGRRSTNCLSLDLLGDDSFQEFIF; encoded by the exons ATGTCTACCTTGACAAAGCACAAGAGAACAGTTTGTGTTCTCCTTCCCAACAAAGAGCAACTGGACATCACTGTGGGG ATTAACGCCACAGGACAGGATGTTTTTAGTCGTGTAACGGAACATCTTGGAATCAACGACCTACACTTTTTTGGCCTCACGGTGGTGAAAG ACAACGAGCACATCTTTTTAGACCTGGAAGAGAAACTGGTGGAGTATTTTTCTAAGGAATGGAAGCAAGAGCCTGGAAAG GTATCCCAGAAGAGACTCTTCACTCTTGTACTCTTCCTCAAAATACAGTTCTATGTAGAGAATGGAATACTCATTAG TGAAAAGAAGGCACAGCGTCTTTACTTCTCAGCTCTGCGGGAGCGAGTCCTGCGCTCCGAATGTCGTCAGCAGGAGGAGGTGTACTTCCAGCTGGCGGGTTACGCTCTGCAGGCCGACTTCGGTGATTACCTACTGTCGAGGGAGGGGGCAGAGGTCAAATCCTATTTTGCACCCAAGCACTACTTTCCCCCCTGG aTTGTTGCTAAACGCGGGGAGAACTACCTGCTGTGCCACGGGCCTAAAGTACACCAGGAGCTGTGGGGAATGTCCACTCGTGATGCAATCCTCTGCTTCATCAGAGACTCGTGTCAGCTGGAGGACGTTCCCGTTACATTTTATAGATTGCAAAAG GACAAGAAGGAGGACAGGAGAACGACGTTGCTCGGCCTCACCCTGTGGGGAATGCAGGTTTATCAG GAGGTGAACAACACTCGACAGCTGCTTTACGACTTCCCCTGGTCAAGTGTCGGTCGTCTAACCTTCCTG GGCAAGAAATTTGAGATCCAGCCAGATGGTTTGCCATCAGCCCGAAAGCTGGTTTACTACACCGGCTCGTCGTTCCGCTCTCGGCATCTCCTCTTGCACCTGAGCGGCAGCCATCAGCTGTACCTCAAGCTCCAACCTGCACTCAAACACCTACGCCAGCTGGAGGACAGCAAAG AGAAACAGTATTACAGAGAGTCTTACATCAGCGATGAGCTAGATTTAGACCCCCCGGGCAGTGAGAGCAGCCCTGGTCTGTCTCGACACTCCACCAGCAGCTCTGGGATtgaggcagacactcggcagcaCAGCATCTGCGCAGAAATGACCTCCAGTGAAGAAGAACAACACGGAGAGAGATGTTTGAGCTCAGAAGCCAGTCAAGACAGCTCGTGCACCTCCGAGTTCTTCACAGGCTGCAAAACTCAAACAGAGGAAG AAATTAGGACCAGTTTTGGAGAATCAAAGGAGGTTCTGGTCGATGATCCTGACCAGATGTTTCACCTGGCAGATCTTCTGGAAGGAATGTCAGTGGATTGTGCAGAATTCTACTCAAAGTCTCTTCTACAAG AAAACAAAGAGAGTGCTCCTCTAGACAACAGTAAGAACGATGGAGAGTTATCTAGCAGGGAAACCTTTAAAGAG AAACTCAAATCCAACTTTCAACCTCTGCCTCCTACACGCCTTGGTGGGTCATTACCACCTGACTCCTCTAAAAACTACACCTTCGACTTCCCAGATGCGATCAATTCAAACCTTTTAGCGGAGAAGAGCTCTTCCCCGCTCGTGCAATGTCCGTCCAAACCCTCCTTTTATGGCCGTAGATCTACCAACTGCCTCTCCCTGGATTTGTTAGGCGATGATTCCTTTCAAGAATTCATCTTCTGA